A portion of the Suricata suricatta isolate VVHF042 chromosome 11, meerkat_22Aug2017_6uvM2_HiC, whole genome shotgun sequence genome contains these proteins:
- the C1QTNF4 gene encoding complement C1q tumor necrosis factor-related protein 4 encodes MLLLLLGLLGPAACWALGPAPGSGSTELRSAFSAARTTPLEGTSEMAVTFDKVYVNIGGDFDAATGQFRCRVPGAYFFSFTAGKAPHKSLSVMLVRNRDEVQALAFDEQRRPGARRAASQSAMLQLDYGDTVWLRLHGAPQYALGAPGATFSGYLVYADADAPAVKHLSSPSDRDCSLHQFEKLESQAYGRA; translated from the exons atgctgctgctcctgctgggcCTGCTGGGCCCTGCCgcctgctgggccctggggccgGCTCCGGGCTCGGGCTCGACGGAGCTGCGCTCGGCCTTCTCCGCCGCACGCACCACCCCGCTGGAGGGCACATCGGAGATGGCGGTGACCTTCGACAAGGTGTACGTGAACATCGGCGGCGACTTCGACGCGGCCACAGGCCAGTTCCGCTGCCGCGTGCCCGGCGCCTACTTCTTCTCCTTCACCGCTGGCAAGGCCCCACACAAGAGCCTGTCGGTGATGCTGGTGCGCAACCGCGACGAGGTGCAGGCGCTGGCCTTCGACGAGCAGCGGCGGCCGGGCGCGCGGCGCGCTGCCAGCCAGAGCGCCATGCTGCAGCTCGACTACGGCGACACGGTGTGGCTGCGGCTGCACGGCGCCCCGCAGTACGCGCTCGGAGCCCCGGGTGCCACCTTCAGCGGCTACCTGGTGTACGCGGACGCAGACGCGCCTGC GGTGAAGCACCTGTCTAGCCCGTCAGATCGTGACTGTTCCCTTCACCAGTTTGAAAAGCTTGAGTCACAGGCCTATGGGAGGGCAtga
- the FAM180B gene encoding protein FAM180B — MQEQRTAGERKTRRTWWGTARTMQFLDWLVVAICLLPGVTTTQHYPGQPMDRASVGGGLQEPEAPEVMFELLWAGLELDVLGQLHIQDEELASTRPGRRLRLLLQHHVPSDLEGAKQRLQLFQDLRKGPPLSPWDFEHLLLTSLSCVYRLHKASEAEERGRWVQVFALLAQETLWDLCKGFCPQGQPPSLGPWALILDPFP, encoded by the exons ATGCAGGAGCAGAGAACAGCTGGGGAGAGAAAGACTCGGAGGACGTGGTGGGGCACAGCTAGGACGATGCAGTTCCTGGACTGGCTAGTAGTAGCCATTTGCCTTCTCCCTGGGGTAACTACAACCCAGCACTATCCAG GGCAGCCCATGGACAGAGCCAGCGTGGGAGGTGGCCTGCAGGAGCCAGAGGCCCCGGAAGTGATGTTTGAG CtgctctgggctgggctggagctggATGTCCTAGGGCAGCTGCACATCCAGGACGAGGAACTGGCGTCCACACGCCCGGGCCGCCGACTCAGGCTCCTCCTGCAGCACCACGTGCCCAGTGACTTGGAGGGCGCTAAGCAGCGGCTGCAGCTGTTCCAGGACCTGCGGAAAGGGCCTCCTCTTAGCCCTTGGGACTTTGAACACCTGCTCCTTACAAGCCTGTCCTGTGTCTACCGGCTCCATAAGGCTAGTGAGGCTGAGGAAAGAGGTCGCTGGGTCCAGGTCTTTGCCCTACTGGCACAGGAAACACTCTGGGACCTATGCAAGGGCTTCTGCCCCCAGGGGCAGCCCCCTTCTCTGGGGCCCTGGGCCTTGATCCTTGACCCTTTTCCCTGA
- the NDUFS3 gene encoding NADH dehydrogenase [ubiquinone] iron-sulfur protein 3, mitochondrial, with protein sequence MAAAAAAAAAAAAAARGCWRGLVGSVAPARVAGRPSVLLLPVRRESAAADTRPTVRPWNDVAHKQLSAFGEYVAEILPKYVQQVQVSCFNELEICIHPDGVIPVLTFLRDHTNAQFKSLADLTAVDIPTRQNRFEIVYNLLSLRFNSRIRVKTYTDELTPVESTVPVYKAANWYEREIWDMFGVFFANHPDLRRILTDYGFEGHPFRKDFPLSGYVELRYDDEVKRVVAEPVELAQEFRKFDLNSPWEAFPAYRQPPESLKLEAGDKKPETK encoded by the exons TGGTCTCGTAGGGTCCGTGGCGCCGGCCAGGG TGGCCGGGCGACCTTCGGTGCTGTTGCTGCCGGTGAGGAGGGAAAGCGCCGCGGCCGACACGCGCC CCACTGTCAGACCATGGAATGATGTGGCCCACAAACAGCTCTCAGCTTTTGGAGAGTATGTGGCTGAAATCCTGCCCAAATATGTCCAGCAGGTTCAG GTGTCTTGCTTCAATGAGTTAGAGATCTGTATCCATCCCGATGGAGTCATCCCCGTGCTGACTTTCCTCAGGGATCACACCAATGCACAATTCAAATCCTTGGCTGACTTGACAGCAGTGGACATCCCCACCCGGCAAAACCGTTTTGAG ATTGTCTACAACCTGCTCTCCCTGCGCTTCAACTCCCGGATCCGTGTAAAGACCTATACAGACGAGCTGACACCTGTGGAGTCCACTGTTCCTGTGTATAAGGCAGCTAACTGGTATGAGAGGGAG ATCTGGGACATGTTTGGAGTTTTCTTTGCTAACCATCCTGACCTAAGAAGGATCCTGACAGACTATGGCTTTGAGGGACATCCTTTCCGGAAAGACTTTCCCCTATCTGGCTACGTTGAG TTACGCTATGACGATGAGGTGAAGCGGGTGGTGGCTGAGCCGGTGGAGTTGGCCCAGGAGTTCCGAAAGTTTGACCTGAACAGCCCTTGGGAGGCTTTCCCTGCCTATCGCCAGCCCCCTGAGAGTCTCAAGCTCGAAGCTGGAGACAAGAAACCTGAAACCAAGTAA